One genomic region from Chthonomonas calidirosea T49 encodes:
- a CDS encoding DegT/DnrJ/EryC1/StrS family aminotransferase translates to MTAQPNYRPPKRLFERETSALSSVSAAIVASRLNWPLMQNNLTRADLDAVIALLQQEDPKLTHGEHVLAFEEEWSRWLGVRYSVMVNSGASANLLTMTALRLLKGPGEVIVPTITWVSDIASVLQCGFTPVFVDIDPHTLGMDTRQVLQKLGPNTRAVFLTHVLGYNALTDELLGELEQRDIPLIEDVCESYGATFKGRKLGTFGLMSNFSFYYAHHLTTIEGGMISTNSEELYEMLRMLRSHGMVREAHSRNWRHSYSRRYPDLNPDFIFAYPGYNVRPTEINAVIGRSQLRRLDENNAKRRDNLRIFLENLDPQKYFTEFRTEGNCSYALTLVLRKPDEALCTNVMLTLRAHGVEFRRGTAGGGNQLRQPYLEGVVPRGIWHDYPEADHIHFYGFYIGNYPSLEPQKIEQLCALLNSLSGN, encoded by the coding sequence ATGACTGCCCAACCGAACTACCGCCCCCCAAAACGCCTTTTTGAGCGCGAAACGTCCGCCCTCTCTTCGGTCTCTGCAGCCATCGTGGCCTCCCGACTGAACTGGCCACTTATGCAGAATAACCTAACACGCGCCGACCTCGACGCCGTCATTGCACTGCTGCAGCAGGAAGACCCAAAGCTGACTCATGGGGAGCACGTTCTGGCCTTTGAGGAGGAATGGTCGCGCTGGCTCGGTGTTCGCTACAGTGTTATGGTGAACTCAGGTGCGTCGGCCAACTTGCTAACGATGACAGCTTTGCGCCTGCTGAAGGGGCCTGGTGAGGTCATTGTGCCCACCATCACCTGGGTTTCCGATATTGCCTCCGTGCTGCAGTGCGGTTTCACACCGGTTTTTGTGGATATTGACCCCCATACCCTCGGCATGGACACCCGCCAGGTTTTGCAGAAGTTGGGACCCAATACGCGTGCCGTCTTTCTCACGCATGTGCTCGGCTACAATGCGCTAACGGATGAGCTGCTTGGTGAACTGGAACAGCGCGATATTCCCCTCATCGAGGACGTATGCGAGTCGTACGGCGCCACCTTTAAGGGACGTAAATTGGGAACCTTCGGCCTCATGAGCAACTTCTCCTTCTACTATGCGCACCATCTCACCACCATTGAAGGCGGCATGATTTCGACCAACTCTGAGGAGCTGTATGAGATGTTGCGAATGCTGCGCTCGCATGGCATGGTACGCGAAGCGCACTCCAGGAACTGGCGCCACAGCTATAGCCGGCGCTATCCCGACCTTAATCCCGATTTTATCTTCGCTTACCCTGGCTATAATGTGAGGCCAACGGAAATCAACGCCGTTATCGGGCGCTCGCAGCTTCGACGGCTCGACGAAAACAATGCCAAACGACGCGATAACCTACGCATTTTTCTAGAAAACCTCGATCCCCAAAAATACTTTACCGAGTTTCGTACGGAGGGCAACTGTAGCTACGCGCTCACCCTTGTGTTACGTAAACCCGATGAGGCTCTCTGCACCAACGTCATGCTAACACTGCGCGCCCATGGAGTGGAGTTCCGCCGAGGCACAGCCGGAGGAGGGAACCAGTTGCGCCAACCCTATTTGGAAGGTGTGGTTCCGCGAGGTATTTGGCATGACTACCCTGAGGCCGATCATATTCACTTTTACGGTTTTTACATCGGTAACTACCCCTCTCTTGAACCCCAGAAGATCGAACAGC
- a CDS encoding alpha-ketoacid dehydrogenase subunit beta, with protein MERLLTCAEAIREATEQEMERDPSVLVLGQGVDDFRGIYGTTKGLAQKFGADRVFDTPLAEDGMTGVAIGAALAGMRPIHVHIRMDFLLLCMNQLINIAAKTSYMFGGSLHVPLVVRSVIGRSWGQGAQHSQGIHALFMHIPGLKVVAPSTPYDAKGLLIEAIRDDNPVIFVEHRMVHALKGHVPEESYTVPFGRARILEEGEDITLIGISHMVVECLRAAQCLTQIGIRAEVIDPVSLSPLDAETIVKSVRKTGKLLVVDTGWTPCGASAEIVTQVAERLQGEQTLRFARMGYQPVPCPTTPILEELFYPNPQTIAAMAARLVRGEAYDWMPDKIEAPELLQFKGPF; from the coding sequence TGCGCTGAGGCCATTCGAGAGGCCACCGAGCAAGAGATGGAGCGTGACCCCAGTGTGCTGGTTTTGGGGCAAGGCGTTGATGATTTTCGCGGCATCTACGGTACGACCAAAGGATTAGCGCAAAAATTCGGCGCCGATCGCGTTTTCGACACCCCTCTAGCCGAAGATGGAATGACCGGAGTGGCCATCGGCGCCGCCCTCGCCGGAATGCGCCCCATCCATGTGCATATTCGCATGGACTTCCTTTTGCTCTGCATGAATCAACTCATCAATATCGCGGCCAAAACCAGCTACATGTTCGGTGGCTCACTCCATGTGCCGTTGGTGGTGCGCAGCGTCATCGGACGCAGTTGGGGGCAGGGAGCACAGCATTCGCAAGGGATTCACGCCCTCTTCATGCATATTCCCGGACTAAAAGTGGTGGCCCCTAGTACCCCCTACGACGCCAAAGGGCTTCTCATCGAGGCCATTCGCGACGACAACCCGGTGATCTTCGTGGAGCACCGTATGGTACACGCCCTTAAAGGGCATGTGCCAGAAGAGAGCTACACAGTTCCTTTTGGCCGCGCGCGCATCCTAGAAGAGGGAGAGGATATTACCTTGATCGGCATCTCGCATATGGTGGTAGAGTGCCTTCGGGCCGCACAGTGTCTAACCCAAATAGGCATCCGGGCCGAGGTTATAGACCCTGTATCGCTAAGCCCCTTAGACGCCGAAACCATCGTAAAATCGGTGCGAAAAACCGGAAAGCTTCTCGTGGTAGACACCGGGTGGACACCTTGCGGCGCGAGCGCAGAGATCGTGACGCAGGTCGCCGAGCGATTGCAGGGCGAACAAACTCTTCGCTTTGCCCGCATGGGCTACCAGCCTGTTCCATGTCCCACCACACCGATTCTTGAGGAACTCTTCTATCCGAACCCCCAAACTATCGCTGCCATGGCCGCACGCCTTGTGCGTGGAGAAGCCTACGATTGGATGCCCGACAAAATCGAAGCACCAGAACTCCTTCAATTTAAAGGACCTTTCTAA